From Cystobacter fuscus DSM 2262:
CGGCCGCCCATCCACGGAGACGACGGCATAGACGGCCTGGGGGTGCGCGCGCACATCCAGACGGCCCAGCGCCGCGGGGAAGGGACGTCTGGATTTGACGGAGCGCGCGATGCGCTCACGGGTGGCGGGCGGAGGCGCGGCGGGCTCCGCGAAGGCAGCCACTTCCTCCACCCCCAGGGCCAACTCCCGAGGCACCTGCTCCAGGGCTCGCGGGGAGGGCTCGGTGGGAGGAGTCGCGGAGAGGGCCCGCGGCAACTCCACCACCGAGGACTCCACACGCTCCCGGGCCGTGCTCCGCTTCCACGGCAGCAGGCCGCCACCCGCCACGAACAGCAGGCCGCCGACGAGCACCTGCCGCGTCCACGACCAGGCCCCGGGCGGCGGTCGGGTGCGCGCGAGCGTCTGCGCCAGGGCGGGCGGGGGCGGGTACACGGGGAGGGCCACCGCCAGGGGAGCCACCGGGTGCTCGGACAGCGTCGTGAGCGCGCCCGACTCGGCCCACCCATCTGGGAGGGGGCGCCACTCGGGAGTCGAGTCCAGGGCGCGCGCCGATGCGCTCTCCCGGGGTGGGGCGATGGGCGCGAGCCGCGGGGGGCGGGGCGCGACGGCCCGGGAGAGCCGCTGCGCGGGCAGGCCCGTGCCCGAGGTGGCCCGGTGGACGAGCTGGGCCACCTGCTGCGTCGTCACGGTCCTGCCCTCCGCGAGGATGAAGTCCTCCAGCTCCGTCTGGAGCGCATGACAATCCGGGTAGCGCTGGTGGCGCTCCCGGGCGAGCGCCCGGTCGAGGATGCGTTGGAGGGACTCGGGCACCTCGGGCCGGGAGTGCACTGGGGAGTGCACCAGGGGCACGGGCTCCTCGCGGAGGCGGGGATTCGTCGACGAGGGCTCGTGGAGCGTGAGCAGCTCCTGGAGCACCACCCCGAGCGCATACACATCCACGCGCCGGTCCAGGTGCCGGGCGCGCAGTTGCTCGGGCGCCATGTACGCGCGCCTGCCCGGGCCGATGCCACCGCGGGTCCGATGGCTCCGGCCGGAGGCCCGGGTGATGCCGAAGTCCACCACCTTCACCGTGCCCTGAAGCGACAGCAGGAGGTGATCCGGGCTCACGTCCCGGTGGATGAGGCCCAGGGGCTCGCCCGTGTCCGGGTCCACGAAGTCATGGGCGAAGGCCAGCGCCTCACAGGCCTGGGAGATGAGCCGGGCACAGACCACGGGAGGCAGGGACAGGCGCCGGGCCGAGGCGCGCCGCACGAGCGTGCGCAGACTCGGCCCATCGACGTACTCCATGGCCAGGAAGGAGGAGCCATCGGCCTCGCCGAAGTCGAAGATCTGCACGATGTTCGGGTGGGTGAGCCGGGCGGCCAGGCGGGCCTCGGAGAGGAACAGCTCCACGAAGGAGGGCTCCCGGGCCAGGTGCGGCAGGATGCACTTCACCGCCACCGTCTTCTCGAAGCCCCAGGGCCCGGCGGCCTTGGCGAGGAACACCTCGGCGGTGTCCCCCACGGCGAGCTTGCGGATGAGCTGATACTTGCCGACCTGCCGTGTCACGAATCCGCTGCCTCCTCGCCCCCATCACCCCCGAACACGGGGGGGCTCGAAGGAGCCCGGTAGAGAAGGACGCTCATCGAGGTCCTATTCCGCCTCGGTGGGAGGGCCTGCGGTGGTCCGTCAGCGTGCTCGGAGAGCGTCCGGCCCGGCGATCGCTCGCGCGGTGGTGGCCCGGCTCAGCGTCATCGCGCTCGAGAAGCCGGCGGTGTAGGGCATGCCCTCGTAGACGACGCTCACGGTGCCCGCGTAGTTCAGGGTGATGACCTCGTCCACGAGCGTCGCGGTGCCGCTCGTCACGACCAGGGTGGCCGCCAGCACCGTGCCGTCCGGGAGCGTCACGTTCTCCGTGCAGGACGTGTTCGGCACGAGCGTGGCCAGCGCGTCCTCCACCTCGGCGGGCAGCGCGCACCCGCCTTCACTCGTGAGGAGGATGTCGGCGGTGTCTCCCTCGGTGACGCGCACGGTGTCCGAGCGCGGCTGGGTGTTGTTCTGACCGGCGAAGGAGAAGGTCACCGCTCCCGTCGCGGTGTAGGTGCCCAGGAAGGGCTCGAGATCCCGGGCGCAGCCTGGACCCAGGGCGAGCGCCCCCACGAGGAAGATGGAGCGAAGGTTCATGTCCGCGCTTCCTAGCGTGGGGCCTCGCGCGCGCGCACCCGGCCGTCCCGGCGAGGCGGGCCGCGTGTACCGCAGCCAACGGAGTGGGGCCGGCGCCCGGGGGTGGACTGGGGATTCGTCGACAGCTGCGCGCGCTCAGGCCTCGCGCTCGGACTCCTCGATGAGCGCGCGCATCAACTCCGCCGCGGGCAGGCCCCGCGACAGCGCGGCGGCCTGTCCCGCCCACAGCGCCATGTAGCGGGGGTCCCCTCGCGCCGCCGAGGCCGCGCGCAGCGGCGTGGTGGCCGCGTGCTGGAGGGGAAAGGGAAGGATGTCCGGCGAGTCGCTCAGGGCCTCGGTGAAGTCATTGGCGAGCCCCCGGGCCGGACGGCCGGAGAAGGCGCGCGTCACCACGGTCGCGTCGTCCTGCGCCTCCCGGAGCGCGGCCTTGTAGACGGGAGCGATGCCCGACTCCGGGCAGGTGAGGAACGCGGTGCCCAGTTGCACGCCCGCCGCCCCGAGCGCCCGCGCGGCGCGGATGCCCCGCCCATCCATGAGGCCTCCGCTCGCGACCACCGGCGGGCCCACGGCGTCGGCCACTTGCGGCACCAGTGCCATCGTGCCCACCAGGGACTTCTCCACGGGCCCCGCGAACGTGCCCCGGTGTCCCCCGGCCTCGCTGCCCTGCGTGACGATGAAGTCCACGCCCGCGGCCTCCAGCAGCTTCGCCTCCCGCACGGTGGTGGCCGTCCCGGCGAGCACCATCCCCCTTGCCTTCAGCCGCGCGAGCACTCCCGCGGGCGGCACCCCGAAGACGAAACTGACGACGCGCGCGCCGCTCTCCGCGACGGCGTCCACCTGCTCCTCGAAGGAGGGCATGGGGGAGGTGGGGGGCTGGGGAGGGGCGAGCCCGAGTCGCGCATGGTAGCCCGCGAGCACCGCCAGCATCCGGTCCGGCGCGACCTCGGCGGGCGGCGGCGGGGGCACGAAGAGGTTGATGGCGAAGGGGCGATCGGTGAGCTCGCGCACCCGCCGCGAGTGCTTCACGATGTCCTCGGGCTTGAGGTAGGCCGCGCCCGTCGAGCCCAGTCCGCCCGCGTTCGACGCGGCGGCGACCAACTCCGGGGTGGTGGCGCCCCCCGCCATGGGGGCCTGGATGATGGGATGCTCGACGCCCAGCAACGCGGCGAGCCGACTCCAAGCGGTGGACCGGTTCATACCTTCCTCCTGGGAAACTCCGACTCTACAATGTGCCGGAAAGCCCATCCGCGGTAGCGAATCGTTCAGATGCGAGTCATCGCCCGAAGCGATGGCTCGCCCCGAGCCCTCCGCGCCGCGCTCTCCCTCGAGGTGCCGACATGGACGCAGCCGAACTCAAGGTCTTCGAGGCCGTCGCCCGCACGGGGGGAATCGGCCGGGCGGCGCAGGAGCTGCACACGGTGCAGTCCAATGTCACCGCGCGCATCCGCCGGTTGGAGGAGGAGCTGGGCGTGCCGCTGTTCGACCGGCACAGCCGCGGCGTGAAGCTCACCAGCGCGGGGGAGCGGCTGCTGCCCTACGCCACCCAGGCCGAGCGGCTCATGAGCGAGGCGCGCCAGGCCGTGGCGGACGGCCCCGAGCCCCACGGCACGCTGAGCCTGGGCTCACTGGAGACGACCGCCGCGCTGCGCCTCACGCCCATCCTCGTCGCGTACACCCGGGAGTGCCCCCAGGTGGATGTCTCGCTGCGCACCGGCACCACCCAGGGGCTCGTCGCGGACGTGCTGGAGCACCGGCTGGAGGGCGCCTTCGTGGCGGGGCCGGTGCGCCACCGCGAGCTCCTCGAGGAGCCCGTGGTCACCGAGGAGCTGGTGCTCGTCACGGCGCCCGGCGTGCGCCTCGAGGATCTCCCGGGGATGAGCGGAGGCCCCAAGGTGCTCGTCTTCCGCACCGGCTGCACCTACCGCCAGCACCTCGAGCACTTCCTGGCCTCGCGCGGGCTCAAGGCGCTGCGCACGCTCGAGCTCGGCACGCTGGATGGCATCCTCGGCTGCGTGAGCGCGGGCATGGGCCTCACGCTGCTGCCGCGCGCCGTGGTGGAGGCGGCCTGGCGCGCGGGCTCGGTCGCCGTGCATGCCCTGCCCGCCTCGCGCTCGCGCGTCACCACCGTCTTCATCCGCCGGCGCGAGGGCTTCACCTCCCGGGCCCTCCTGCGCTTCATCGACTGTGCCCAGCGCATCCACGGGGGCCGCTGAGCCCCTCAGCCCTCGTCGTCGAAAGTCTTCCTCAACGGCACCGGCAGCTTGAGCGACAGGACGAGTCCGATGTCGCTTCCATAGCCGGGTTTGTCACCGGGCGCGGTCGCCACCGGAATCCCGATGCGCACGCCGACCGACAGCAAGCCCAGACTGAGGAAGGGTTGCAGATGCAGGCTCGTCGTCGCCGCGCCCTTGGCTCCGGCGCGATCATGGGCCACACCCAGCTCGGCGCCCAGGATGAGGGTGGTGGCCTGCACACCGGCGCACAGGCGGTGGTGCTCGCCGTTGATGGACTGCCATTGGCCGAAGATCCCCACCCCCGCGATGGGCTCCGCCTTGAAGAAGGCATGCAGGCTGAGTTCCGCGCCGAGCCCCATCGCCGCCCCCCCGGGGCGCACCGTCCCGCTGAAGAGGAACCCCCCGCTGAGGTAGATATCCCCGGGCTGGGGGAACGAGGCCGGGATCAGCCAGGGCGACAACGCCAGCGCCTCGGCCGAGGCGCATAGCGCTCCCACCCACATCGGTCCGCGACACGCCTTCCACGAGGCTCGCATGGTGCCCCTCGTCTCCAGGGCGCTCACGCTAACCCAGGCGCCCACGCGCGCCCGGCGTCAGATGGTCAGGCCGATGGAGAGGTACGGGCCCGGGAGCACGTCCTGGTGCACGACCCCATCCACCAGGCCGGCATCGTTGAGCACCAGCATCCGCATGCCGGCCCGGAAGGCGAACAGCTTGTAGCCGAAGTACACGACCACCCCGCCCGCCGCGTCGAGCTGACGGTAGGGCACGGGGGTCAGGTGCACCCGCCCCTCCAGGGCGAAGAAGTCCGACAGGTAGTACTCGGCCGAGACGCCCACGCTGGGGCCCACGAAGGTGATGTCGGGCGCCTGGGCCATGGACAGACCGCCCTCCAGCCGCAACCGGCCACTGTCGCCCTTGAGCGCCGCCCACGACAGGTGCCCCGACAGCAGGGCGAGGGAATCCGTATCGCCACTGCCATCATCCGCGCGCAGGCTCAGTGCGCCCGCGCGCAGCATCAGGCCGAGCCGATCCCCCTCGAAGCCCAGATGGAGCGCCGCCCCGGCGCCCTCCCGGAGGATCTGGAAGTCGAGCCCGAACAGGAAGTTCTTGTAGCGGTGCGACAGGTACTCGTCCGCCGCGGAGACCACGGAGGGGGGCGCGGGCTCCACGTAGTGATAGGCCGGCGGCTCGACGTAATAGGAGGGGCCCGGGTCGACATACACGACGGGAGGCGGAGGCGTGTAATAGCGAGGCCGGGGCTGGTAGCGGGGCCGCCCGCGCGGACGGTCGTCGCGCCCGGAGTCGGAGTCATGCGAGGGCGAGGGAGACGGAGCGGGAGCGTTCACCGGAGAGGCGTCGTGCGTCCTCGAGCCCGAGTCGCGCGAGTCCCGCGTCTCGCGCGAGTCGTCCCGGGACTCCGTCGTCGACGAGCTCTTGCCGAAGCGGGCCTCGGCCTGGGGAGCGGCGAGCAGCATTCCGGTGAGCACGGCGGCGGACACGAACGGGAGGCGAATCATGGTTTCCTCGGGGCGGCGAACGGCCTGTGTCCCCTGACTCGCCTGGCTGCCTTTTATTCAACGACACCCACCCGAGGTTAAAACAGCCCTCATGAACTGGTACGACGCGGTGGTGGTGGGCGCGGGCTTCGGCGGGCTGGCCACGGCGCTCGAGCTCACCCAGCGTGGCGCCCGCGTCGCGCTCTGCGAGACCCTCAACTACCCGGGCGGCTGCGCCAGCACCTTCCACCGGGACGGCTACGCCTTCGAGGCCGGCGCCACCCTCTTCTCCGGACTCGGCGAGCAGCAGCTCTTCGGCCGCTGGGTGCGCCAGCTCGGGCTGGACGTGACGGTGGACTGGATGGATCCCCTGGTGGAGCTGCGCACCCCGGGCATGCGCCTGGACGTGTTCCGCGACCGTGAGCGCCTGCTCGCGCGGTTGTGCGCCTTCCCGGACGCTCCCGCCCGCGCGCTGCGCGACTTCTTCACCCTGCAACGGCACGTGGCCGATGCCCTGTGGCCCCTCTTCGATGAGCCCACCCTCCTGCCCCCACTCGACGTGCGCGCGCTGCTGCACCATGCCTCGCGGGCCCTGAGGTACACGCCCCTGTTGCGCTGGATGGGACGGCCGCTCGGCGCCGTGCTGGAGCACCACGGCCTGCTGCGCTTCACGCCCCTGCGCACCTACGTGGACGCGCTCTGTCAGATCACCGTGCAGTGCCCCGCCACCGAGGCCGAGGCGCCCTTCGCGCTCGCGGCCATGGACTACTACTGGCGCGGCACCGGACACGTGCGCGGCGGCATCGGCCAGCTCGCCCGGGCGCTCGCGGGGGCCGTCTCCTCCGGGGGCGGCGAGGTGCTGTACGCCAACCGGGTGAAGGCGCTCGAGCCCGTGCCGGGAGGCTGGCGGGTGTCGGCGCGCCGGGGCGAGCTGCTCGCGCGCCACGTGGTGGCCAACGTGCTGCCCCAGGGGCTGATGCGCCTGCTCGGACGGCCCGCCGAGCAGCTCCCCTCGCGACTGCGGGAGCTCGCCGGACGCGTGGCCGAGGGCTGGGGCGCGGTGATGTTGTACCTCGTGGTGCGAGCCCCCGAGGCGTCCCCTCCGGGCCCCCACCACCTGGAGCTGGTACGGGACGAACAGGCCCCGTTCATCGAGGGCAACCACCTCTTCGCCTCGCTCAGTGGCCAGGCCGATACGGGCCGCGCGCCCGAGGGCCACCGCACCCTCACGGTGTCCACGCACGTCGCGCTGCGCTCACTGACGGATCGGCCCCCCGAGGAACAGGCCCGCCTCGTGGCCTCCATCCAGGAGCGGATGCGGCGGGGGCTCGGGGAGCTGGCGCCCGAGTGGCTGGAGCACGTGCGGCACGAGCTGCCGGCCTCGCCGCGCACCTTCGAGCGCTTCACCCAACGCGAGGGCGGTGCCGTGGGCGGAGTGCCGCGCCGCGCCGGACTGCACCACTACCGCACGCTCGGCCCCAAGCCGGTGATGGATGGGCTGTGGCTCGTGGGGGACTCGGTGTTCCCGGGGCAGAGCACGCTGGCCACGGCGCTCGGCGGCGTGCGCACCGCCGCGTGCATCTCCCGCGGCCGCTGAACCGTAACGATTTTGGGGAAACAGGCCCCGTTTCTAACGATTTCTACAAAGACCTGACCCAAATTCGAGCCGAAGGCCTCCAGCTAACGATTTCTCGCTGCCCTTCGTTCGCCCCCGCTAACCCGGGCCCCGGCACCCGCCGGGCGTCGCGCCCCGCTCCTCGAGCAGCCTCGCCACCTTGCGCCCCTCGCGGTCCTCGCGCCCCCGCGCCACGTCCAACGGTCGCACGCACTCCCGCGTCTCCGCGTCCAGCGGCGCGCCCTGCCCCACGAGGTACTCCACCAGCCGCGCTCCCGCCTGGGCGGCCGCGCGATGCAGCAGCGTCCTCCCCTCGCCGTCCGCGAGCCGCACGTCCAACCGCCCCTGCTCCAACAGGAACGCCGACAACTCCTCGTCATCCTGGCTCACCGCGAGCCGCAGCAGCCACTCGAGGTTCTCCCGCGAGAGCGTGCTCCACTTGCGCATCGCCCAGTCATGCAGGAGCGCGGACGTCCCCGCCTCCGTCCCCGCGGCGAGCGCCGTGGACAGCCGCTCGAACGCGATGTCCGGTGGCACCCGCCCCTCATGCAGCAGCCGCCGGGCCTCCTCCCCCCGTCCCTGGCCCAGCAACACCGCGAGCGCCTCGCCCGAGGGATCCGTCGCCCCCATCGCCAGGAATAGCTCCACCATCCAGGGCCCGCCCTCGCTCAACGCCAGGGTGAGCGCCGTGGGCCCCTGCCCACTCGCCGCGCGGACACTCGCCCCTCGTGACAACAGCCGCGCCGCCAGCGTCCAGGCGTGCGTCCGCAGCGCCAGCACCAGGGCCGCGTCGAGCTGCGGCCCCTCCAGCTCGCGCTCCCTCAAGCCCTGCTCGAGCAGCTCCCGCGCCAGCCCGTCCAGCTTCATGTCCACGGCGAGCCGCACCGGGGCGAACGGCTCTCCCACCGAGGCCAGGGGCTGCACCCCGAGCGACAGCAGCGCCCGCGCCGCCGGGGCGTTGCCCGCTCGGATCGCATGCGCGAGCACGTCCAGCCCCGCGCCATCCACCGCATGCGGGTTGGCGCCCCGCCGCACCAACACCTCGAGCGTCCGGGGATCCGCGCACCGCGTGAGCTGCACGAGCACGGGCCCCATCCGCTCCGCCACCTCCTCGGGAGACAGGCCGGACAGGGCGGACTCCAGCAGCGCGGGCGTGCCACAGAAGCGCCGGGCGAGCTGCTCCACCACCTCCACCCGCTGCGCCCCCGTCCACGCCGGCTGCCGGAGCAGCTCCCCCAGGGCGTGCAGCGTGTTGGCGCCCAGCGCTTCCAGGGGCTCGCCGGCCCGCGGACGTCCCTCGAGGAACGCGAGCACCGGGGCCACCCGCGCCGTGGCACCCCGCGACAGGAAGAACCGGGCCACGTCGAAGTGCCCCCGGGAGACGGCCACGGTGAAGGGAGGATCCGGCTCCACCCTCGGCTCGGCGGTCTCCCCGAGCGGCGGAGGCGGCTCCAGGATGGCGCCGTGCTCGAAGAGCCAGGCCGCCACCTCCACGCTGCCCGCCGTCCCCAGGAACGGCGCGCCCGTGACGTCCTCGCCCAGCAGGTTCGCCCCCGTCTCCACATAGCGCCGCACGAGCGCGAGCTGCCCTCCCCGCACCGCCAGCGGGAAGTAGTCCAGATCCTCCTCGAGCTGCTTCCACACCTCGGGACGCTGACGCTCCAGGTGCTCGAGGAACGTCCGCTCGCCCAGCGCCAGCGCCAGGCCCGCGAGCGACACCGCCCGGGGATGCTCCGGCGTCGCGCCCACGAGCCTCCGGGGGTCCTTCTCCGCCGACAACGTCAACGGCTCCGCGCCCCGGTCCACCGCGAGCATCGCCACCGCGGGCCGCCCCGCCACGAGGGCGATGCGCGCGCTCTCCTGCAGCAGCGCCCGCACCTCGCCCGGCGGGCTCCGGTCGATCAACAGCGCCACCGTGTCCCGAGCCCCCGCCTCGGCGGCCTTCCACAGCAGGGCCTGCCGCCAGCCCTGGGCGAGCGGCTCCAGGTTGTCGAACAACCAGCGCACCACCTCGGTGCGGCCCTCCGCGGCCGCCGCCAGGGCCAGCTCCGAGGGGAAGTCCTCCCCGGTGGGCTTCCAGTGGCCCAGCAGGGCGAGCGCCTCCCGCTCCTCGCCCCGCGAGAGCACGTGCCGCAGCGCCTTCGGCCAGCACGCGGCGCTCGCTGGGGACGCCCCCGCCCGCTCCAGCAGCAACAGGGCCGCCGCCGGGTGGGGCTCGCACAGGACGAAGTCGAGCGCGCTCATCCCCGGCCGCGCGGGCTCCA
This genomic window contains:
- a CDS encoding serine/threonine-protein kinase; translated protein: MTRQVGKYQLIRKLAVGDTAEVFLAKAAGPWGFEKTVAVKCILPHLAREPSFVELFLSEARLAARLTHPNIVQIFDFGEADGSSFLAMEYVDGPSLRTLVRRASARRLSLPPVVCARLISQACEALAFAHDFVDPDTGEPLGLIHRDVSPDHLLLSLQGTVKVVDFGITRASGRSHRTRGGIGPGRRAYMAPEQLRARHLDRRVDVYALGVVLQELLTLHEPSSTNPRLREEPVPLVHSPVHSRPEVPESLQRILDRALARERHQRYPDCHALQTELEDFILAEGRTVTTQQVAQLVHRATSGTGLPAQRLSRAVAPRPPRLAPIAPPRESASARALDSTPEWRPLPDGWAESGALTTLSEHPVAPLAVALPVYPPPPALAQTLARTRPPPGAWSWTRQVLVGGLLFVAGGGLLPWKRSTARERVESSVVELPRALSATPPTEPSPRALEQVPRELALGVEEVAAFAEPAAPPPATRERIARSVKSRRPFPAALGRLDVRAHPQAVYAVVSVDGRPSGTTPLDKALELPVGTYTVTLTSPTLAKTVIRRVEVKPGMTTPLTVSFLQEE
- a CDS encoding NAD(P)H-dependent flavin oxidoreductase → MNRSTAWSRLAALLGVEHPIIQAPMAGGATTPELVAAASNAGGLGSTGAAYLKPEDIVKHSRRVRELTDRPFAINLFVPPPPPAEVAPDRMLAVLAGYHARLGLAPPQPPTSPMPSFEEQVDAVAESGARVVSFVFGVPPAGVLARLKARGMVLAGTATTVREAKLLEAAGVDFIVTQGSEAGGHRGTFAGPVEKSLVGTMALVPQVADAVGPPVVASGGLMDGRGIRAARALGAAGVQLGTAFLTCPESGIAPVYKAALREAQDDATVVTRAFSGRPARGLANDFTEALSDSPDILPFPLQHAATTPLRAASAARGDPRYMALWAGQAAALSRGLPAAELMRALIEESEREA
- a CDS encoding LysR substrate-binding domain-containing protein, with protein sequence MDAAELKVFEAVARTGGIGRAAQELHTVQSNVTARIRRLEEELGVPLFDRHSRGVKLTSAGERLLPYATQAERLMSEARQAVADGPEPHGTLSLGSLETTAALRLTPILVAYTRECPQVDVSLRTGTTQGLVADVLEHRLEGAFVAGPVRHRELLEEPVVTEELVLVTAPGVRLEDLPGMSGGPKVLVFRTGCTYRQHLEHFLASRGLKALRTLELGTLDGILGCVSAGMGLTLLPRAVVEAAWRAGSVAVHALPASRSRVTTVFIRRREGFTSRALLRFIDCAQRIHGGR
- a CDS encoding phytoene desaturase family protein, whose protein sequence is MNWYDAVVVGAGFGGLATALELTQRGARVALCETLNYPGGCASTFHRDGYAFEAGATLFSGLGEQQLFGRWVRQLGLDVTVDWMDPLVELRTPGMRLDVFRDRERLLARLCAFPDAPARALRDFFTLQRHVADALWPLFDEPTLLPPLDVRALLHHASRALRYTPLLRWMGRPLGAVLEHHGLLRFTPLRTYVDALCQITVQCPATEAEAPFALAAMDYYWRGTGHVRGGIGQLARALAGAVSSGGGEVLYANRVKALEPVPGGWRVSARRGELLARHVVANVLPQGLMRLLGRPAEQLPSRLRELAGRVAEGWGAVMLYLVVRAPEASPPGPHHLELVRDEQAPFIEGNHLFASLSGQADTGRAPEGHRTLTVSTHVALRSLTDRPPEEQARLVASIQERMRRGLGELAPEWLEHVRHELPASPRTFERFTQREGGAVGGVPRRAGLHHYRTLGPKPVMDGLWLVGDSVFPGQSTLATALGGVRTAACISRGR
- a CDS encoding ankyrin repeat domain-containing protein, which gives rise to MYLGSRVWRLVLPLSLSLVGCRSPVEREIDNGDEARLAQALASPEGQEKLATRGDQWLLRAVQAGQAESVEALLSAGVACGEANLDGRALLSQAMTIEDPRAAAAVLRVLVRHGARPTSRDAQGRTALHEALELRRPRLVAELLELAPDLEDFDARPERLLVRAAQLGDAESVQVLVRAGVPLEDPALLSSPLPPEILRALRAAHLHFLLERAAEQGERAVLEELVAGTAPEVWGALRISPAHLAVLTQDRKRLAAVLKEEPGLRDAVDDRGLGLLHYAALTAEPRMATVLAKAGVDLEARTPMSRTALMLAAQKGRVEMVRELISQGAEVNTEGAAGHCALSLAARGGHAATVDALVSSGALLVRERFIARATSEPVKEALTRAHARFLLRWASETGQRAEEVRLRRDGVSFSQWEGALDHTPYVRALLTEDLPELEVLAARNPSDFKSLLGQREARTLLHWAALGGTEKSAAWLLDRGAVLEAEEPARGPSRGGTPLRMALEEGHLGVAALFIERGAVWGQSELGGVDSPEREGLIARARKNGELRAALREGRLEALPALLEAGASVDAAAELLAPSALAWRVLKGEGLEALTRRELNARPADAAGRSALHYAAAAGNVVAVEKLLTLGLGVSAKDRMGITPLGYAARRGDVPTLRRLLEARASALEPARPGMSALDFVLCEPHPAAALLLLERAGASPASAACWPKALRHVLSRGEEREALALLGHWKPTGEDFPSELALAAAAEGRTEVVRWLFDNLEPLAQGWRQALLWKAAEAGARDTVALLIDRSPPGEVRALLQESARIALVAGRPAVAMLAVDRGAEPLTLSAEKDPRRLVGATPEHPRAVSLAGLALALGERTFLEHLERQRPEVWKQLEEDLDYFPLAVRGGQLALVRRYVETGANLLGEDVTGAPFLGTAGSVEVAAWLFEHGAILEPPPPLGETAEPRVEPDPPFTVAVSRGHFDVARFFLSRGATARVAPVLAFLEGRPRAGEPLEALGANTLHALGELLRQPAWTGAQRVEVVEQLARRFCGTPALLESALSGLSPEEVAERMGPVLVQLTRCADPRTLEVLVRRGANPHAVDGAGLDVLAHAIRAGNAPAARALLSLGVQPLASVGEPFAPVRLAVDMKLDGLARELLEQGLRERELEGPQLDAALVLALRTHAWTLAARLLSRGASVRAASGQGPTALTLALSEGGPWMVELFLAMGATDPSGEALAVLLGQGRGEEARRLLHEGRVPPDIAFERLSTALAAGTEAGTSALLHDWAMRKWSTLSRENLEWLLRLAVSQDDEELSAFLLEQGRLDVRLADGEGRTLLHRAAAQAGARLVEYLVGQGAPLDAETRECVRPLDVARGREDREGRKVARLLEERGATPGGCRGPG